The genomic segment GGTGATGCACGACCATATTTCATCAACATATAAGTTCCTTACGAAGAGGGACTGGTAAATCGAACTGCAGGGGGCACAGATGCGCTCCCTGCTCTTTTGTTCCGCGAATAGTCCGGCGGCAAGCCGCTATCTCCGGATCACGACGGCCATCGACAGCTTTATATATTTTTCTTTCAGCTCTTTGAGATCTTCATTCCGTAGACGGATACAGCCTTCGGTGGCGTTTTTGCCTATCGACTGCGGGTCGTGCGTTCCGTGGATTCCGATGCCGCGCCAGGGGGTCTTGAGGCGGATGAACCAGGGGCCGTAGGCTCCTTTGATCTCGCCTTTGCCGTCCCTGAAGTCGTGCGTCCAGTAGGAGGCGTTCTGTATCTGCAACACTTTGAATGCTCCCTCCGGAGTCCGGCCGTCGCCGGGTTTTTGTTTCTGCCCATCGTTGATACCGGTGGCGACGGCGTAGGACCGGATGACCTTCCTGTTTCGGACCACAAAGAGCCGTTTCTGTTGTTTTCTTACCAGCAGCCAGTCGTCGGCTTCTTCGTTTAGGACGGCTTCGGCTTCAAGCGCCTCCTCCTCAGTGATGCGCTCCGGCTCGGACGAAAGGGCCGCGCATTCGGTGAAGAGGCCAATCGATAACAGCAGCGGCAAAAGCAGCGCCAGACGGCGAAACCGCCCCCTATTTGCGGGTTTTTCACTTACAGCCCTTGAAAAAATAACAGACACGGCTTCACACCTCCGGCGGATT from the Cloacibacillus sp. genome contains:
- a CDS encoding L,D-transpeptidase; the protein is MSVIFSRAVSEKPANRGRFRRLALLLPLLLSIGLFTECAALSSEPERITEEEALEAEAVLNEEADDWLLVRKQQKRLFVVRNRKVIRSYAVATGINDGQKQKPGDGRTPEGAFKVLQIQNASYWTHDFRDGKGEIKGAYGPWFIRLKTPWRGIGIHGTHDPQSIGKNATEGCIRLRNEDLKELKEKYIKLSMAVVIRR